The Uranotaenia lowii strain MFRU-FL unplaced genomic scaffold, ASM2978415v1 HiC_scaffold_254, whole genome shotgun sequence nucleotide sequence ATTCCTCAATTTAGTAAATTCTATCAGCTGGCTCTTGTTGTCAAAAGTATATTCAAAGAGCCTATAAATTGCACTTCTACTAAGATCTTCAAAACCCGACACCGAGCGattcaaaccaaaaaatatAGGAACGAAAACATGATCTTGTAAATTACTGCCAACGTTCAAATCTACTTTGACAGGAATGTTGAGCTTATTCAACTGCTCTTTTCTACCTATTCCCGATAGCATAAGAATATGTGGAGAATTGAAGACACCCGCCGATAATATAACTTCTTTCTTAGCTAAAGCCTGCATTTGATATTTTCCTTGGACTATCAAGTTGACTCCTCGAACAGTGTTGCTAGAACTAAAACTTAGAGAGGTTACAAAGGCATTCTTGATGACGTGCAAATTCTTCCGATCTTTAACTGGATTAAGGTATGACTTGGCACTACTAGCTCTTGTGGCACCTTCTAGTACGTATTGCATCAAGCCATACCCAATGTGCTCCCCTGCGTTGAAATCGATCAGCTGCTTGTAACCTGCTTCTTTGTAAGCTTCCATTATCAGCGAATCATAGGGCAAAGACTCCAGCATAAAATCAACGCTCTGATATCCTCCAACTCCATGATAACGACCACCGTAAGCATTCACAACTTCAGCAGCCTTGTTATTCTCAGATTTGATGAAATACGGCAGCACTTCATCCCAATTCCAGCCTTCATTGCCCAATTGCTCCCACTGATCGTAGTCTTGGCGATTGCCTCGAAAATAGACCATCTGATTGATGGCACCGGATCCTCCCAACATCTTTCCCCGAGGAAAGTAGGTTCCGTTTACTATGCTGAGGCTGGAGACATTCGATCGTTCCGCGGTGTACTGCCAGTCGTATTGGGTATGCCACAAATTGTACTGAAACCCGAGCAACTGGAACGAGTTTGTTTAGGGTCGCTTTCTTGGAAAAGATACGTTTGTTACGATTTTGGTGCAAGGTCTCGGATGGtgattcatttgaattttaaacgaTCTTCTACTCATTGCGAACCCAATAGAACCTTTTCTACAGAGAATCTAGATCAGAAAACAACAAGAGAAATCTACAGAAATATTCTGATCGTGCAACACATGTTGGTGTAAATCTTAAAGCTACCATCAACAACACAGCTTTGAGGTTGGTTCAATGGGAGTTTAATACTTCACGTTAACATAACCCTTATTTTTGGAACAAAGTGATCAAAGCTACTTAGTTTAACTAATATGGGtctttaatttaaaaccttttcaatttcttattgattctatttgagaacaaaataaatttctacTGTTACGAATAGGCTAGTTTAATCATATCTGATCCTTTCTCGGCGACCATCATTGTTGGAGCATTGGTATTGCCACTAGTAATTATCGGAAATATACTTGCATCGATTACTCGCAATCCTTTGACACCGTGAACTCGGAGCTGCGAATCAACCACAGCATCCGGATCTGAGCCGGGACCCATTTTGGCCGTTCCAGATGGATGGTAGGTTGATGTGCTCATGTGTCTCACATAACATTTCCAGTATTGATCTGTGTCAAAGGTAAATCGATCACAGCCTGGTATATTAAGTTTGATAACCTTGGCTTGGAATCGTTGAAAAGTTGGCGTTTTGAACAGTCTTTGCTGATTACGTATTCCTTCGATAAACGGTTCAATATCTTCCGGTTCTGTAAAGTAACCCGTTTCTATTGAAAGGTGATCGTAAGGATTGGTTGAGACGATCTTTAGACTACCTCGTGATTTAGGAGTGAGTCCTGAAATAAGAACCCCAGCAATATCTTGATTTATTAAGTAATCTCTCATTGAGTCTGCTAAGTATGACTCGTATTCGTGAACTTCGAAGAATTGTAACGCACTAAGATCCCCTCTGGGGAAAAATGTATTGAAGTATTGGACGTTCGGAAACATTTCCACATTACTTTTTGTGTTCTCGAACGCCATCACATTCCTGActctatcaaaaattatcagctGACTTCGGTTATAGAAAGTGAAATCGAAAAGGTTTAATAATGTTTTactatttctgttttcattatTCGTAACCGGATCCAAACCGAAAAACAGCGGTACGTAAACATGATCTTGTAAATTATAACCCACGCTCAACTCTTTCTTAAGAGGGATGTTGAAAGTATCTAACTGCTCACTCCTACCGATCCCTGACAGCATGAGAATTTGAGGGGTGTTGAAGGCACCAGCCGACAAAATTACTTCTTTTCGTGCTAAGGCCTGCATTTCATATTTTCCCTGTACAACTACGTTGACTCCTCGAACCGTCTCGCTTGGGTCAAAATGCAATGAGGTTACGAAAGCATTCTTTATGATATGTAAATTCTGCCGATGTTTCACAGGAGTAAGGAACGATTTAGCGCTACTAGCTCTTGTCGCTCCTTCGATAGTATATTGCATCCAAACATATCCTATGTGCTCGACTGAGTTATAGTCAATCAACTTCTTGAAGCCTGCTTCTCGGTAAGCCTCCATCAGTATCGAGTCATAAGGCAATGACTCCGGCATGAAATCGACACTCTGATAACCTCCTACTCCATGATAGCCTTCTCCATAAGCGTTGACAACTTCAGCAGCCTTATTATTTTCAGATTTGATGAAATACGGCAGCACTTCATCCCAACTCCAGCCTTCGTTTCCCAATTGCGCCCAACGATCATAGTTCTGGCGATTTCCACGTGTATAAACCATCTGGTTCATGGAAGTGGATCCTCCGAGCATTTTTCCTCGAGGAAAGTACGTTCCATTTACTGAGCTGAGGCTGGATATAGTGGATCGTTCCGCAGTGTACTGCCAGTCGTACTTCGTATGCCAAATGCTGTTCTGATAACCTGGCAGCtggaataattttcattaaggTTCTATATCCCGGAATGTACTAAATATGTCCAACTGTGCAAGTGTATTTCAAGAATGTTGGATGATACCAATGTCTACTGTGTACATAATTTAAGGTGCATATCTTGGATGATGTTCTTATAACAATGACTAGATATCTCTTCTCAAACATTTTACAAGTCCAGATAGAACTGTTTGATCATGTCCGACCCTTTCTCGGCCACCATCATCGTCGGGGCATGTGTATTGCCACTAGGAATGATTGGAAATATACTAGCATCGATCACTCGCAATCCCTTGATCCCATGAACTCGGAGCTGGGAGTCTACCACAGCATCCGGATCTGTCTTTGGACCCACTTTCGCAGTTCCCGAGGGATGATAGGTAGATGTGCTCATATGTCTCACATAACAATGCCAATACTGATCTGAGTCAAAGGTATGTTTGGCACAACCAGGTATGTCAAGTTTGATAATGTCAGCTTTGTACTTCTTAAAAATCGGTGAATTGAACAAAAGTTGCTGATTGCGTATCGCTCTGATGAATGTTGTAAGATCTTCCGGCTCGGAGAAAAAACCGGTATCTAACCAAAGATGATCGGAAGGATTGGTTGAGacaatttttatcattcctCTAGATTTTGGTATGAGTGCAGAAATGAAAACTCCAGCGATATCTTGCTTTGCTAAATGTTTTCTGAAAGAATCTGTTATGTACGGTTCGTAGttatgaattttgaagaatttgaaagcGGTGAAGTCCCCTTTGGGGAAGTAAGCGCTGTAGTATTGAACGTCTGGAAACTCCGCCGAATGATTTTTAGTGTTCTCAAAAGCCAGCACGTTTCTCAATCTATCTAAAACTATCAGTTGATCTCTGTCATTGAAAATGTAACGTACTGCCTTGAAGATAGTCCTTATAAGAAGTTTGTAGTAATTCGAGATAGGTTGATTCAACCCATAAAACAGTGGAACAAATACATGATCTTGAAAGTTTTTCCCGACGCTCAACTCTGCCTTGAGAGGAATGTTTAGCACATCCAGCTGTTTTCTTGTGCCAATTCCTGATAGCATAAGAATGTGTGGGGTGTTGAAAGCTCCAGCCGACAGAACAACTTCTTTCCTTGTTATAGCCTGCATGACATGTTTTCCTTGTATCTTTAAATTGACTCCTCGAACTGTATTGTCCGAATCGAAAAGCAAAGATGTAACAAACGCATTCTTGatgatgtgcaaatttttgcgatttttcacTGGCTTCAGAAAGGACTTAGCGCTACTAGCTCTCGTAGCTCCTTCGATGATAAATTGAGCCCTACCATACCCGATATGCTCGACTGCGTTAAAATCGACCAACTGGCTGTAACCCGATTCTTTGTAAGCCTTCATTAGTATTGAGTCATAAGGTAAGGACTCCGGCATGAAATCCACACTCTGATATCCTCCAACTCCATGATATCTTCCTCCATAAGCATTCGCAACTTTGGGACTCCTATTATTTTCAGATTTGATGAAATACGGTAAAACTTCTTCCCACGGATTGCCACGGATATATATCATATGGTTGATTGCACTGCTTCCGCCTAGCATCTTCCCCCGAGGATAGTAGGTTCCATTCACTATGCTGAGGCTGGAAAGATTTGAGCGTTCCGCTGTGTACTGCCAGTCGTAATCCGTATGCCACAGAAGGTATTGAATGCCTGGCAGCTAGAAAGGTTTCATTTCTTTAGATTCGCTAATAAGAATTGATAAGGGTATTCGTTAATCTTTGGACGTGCTGGTAGAAGCTGGGATGGTTGAAGAGCGAGTGCGAATCTATGATGATCCTTCTTCCCGACGAAAGACTCAGTTATTTGTAGAGAGCTTTTTTCTGCTATAGTCAAAACAATTCGGTGTAGTATGTGACTAAAGTCGCTTCACGAGGTTCTGTTTTGACGTAGCAGAGCTATGGTTTACCCATTAGCCGAAGGCTGTAACTGAGAGCAACGGGTATTATACTTTGAAAACTGTCCGGACTTATGTTTGCTCCGAACGGTAACTTCTTAAGTTCATAATTTcctgaattttagaatttattaGCTTTTTGTTCTTTATCTAACAGAAATTTGGTCTATATCTCATCCCAACTCCAATTTCTTCCACCCATCGTAGTCTCGAAGATTCTCCGGACGTAAGCAATCTGGTTCATGGAACAGGATTTTCCAAGCTTCTTACACAATTGATATCAGAACCAATCTATACATTTACATACTAAGGAAGAGTTAGCTGCAATCGTAGGTTTGGTAtacgttttttttgtcataaaaatacaaatttggatGTCCCGCAGGGTCCATCTTTAAGATTCCAGTAAAAAGTTTCTTGCGAcgttaaacttaaaaaagtttaactaaGGCTGACAGATGACAGTGATATAAACATGATATAAGGCGTGCAAGGATGGATTTTATTGATATTGAAAGATGTATTTCCCAAATGATTTCCAGTGCTAGTTGATTTTCattaatacaaaaatttagaagGCGTCAATATAAACAAATATTACAAGAAAGTTCTAACTGACTGTTCTTCCAAATGATTTCtgttcaattataaaaaaaaaagattatatatAAAATTGTTTGATCATATCCGACCCTTTCTCGGCTACCATCATCGTTGGGGCATGAGTGTTGCCACTGGGAATCAGAGGAAATATACTTGCATCGATGACCCGTAATCCTCTGATGCCTTGAACACGGAGCTGTGAGTCCACAACAGCATCCGGATCTGACCTTGGGCTCATTTTCGCCGTTCCCGAAGGATGATAGGTAGTCGTGCTCATATGTCTTACATAACATTCCCAGTATTG carries:
- the LOC129759723 gene encoding glucose dehydrogenase [FAD, quinone]-like, producing the protein MLGGSGAINQMVYFRGNRQDYDQWEQLGNEGWNWDEVLPYFIKSENNKAAEVVNAYGGRYHGVGGYQSVDFMLESLPYDSLIMEAYKEAGYKQLIDFNAGEHIGYGLMQYVLEGATRASSAKSYLNPVKDRKNLHVIKNAFVTSLSFSSSNTVRGVNLIVQGKYQMQALAKKEVILSAGVFNSPHILMLSGIGRKEQLNKLNIPVKVDLNVGSNLQDHVFVPIFFGLNRSVSGFEDLSRSAIYRLFEYTFDNKSQLIEFTKLRNVLGLENTENSTGEFPDVQYYNIHFSKGNFTALKVFNIHSYEPYLANSMRKYIAEQDVAGVYISELNPKSRGTLKIVSTNPNDHLTVDTGFFSEPDDITPFIKGIRKQQILFNTPTFKNYQAIIIKLDIPDCDKFTFDSDQYWECYVKHTSSSTYHPTSTAKMGPKSDSDAVVDSQLRVHGVKGLRVIDASIFPVIPSGNTHAPTMMVAEKGSDMIKQFYI
- the LOC129759724 gene encoding glucose dehydrogenase [FAD, quinone]-like, with translation MLGGSTSMNQMVYTRGNRQNYDRWAQLGNEGWSWDEVLPYFIKSENNKAAEVVNAYGEGYHGVGGYQSVDFMPESLPYDSILMEAYREAGFKKLIDYNSVEHIGYVWMQYTIEGATRASSAKSFLTPVKHRQNLHIIKNAFVTSLHFDPSETVRGVNVVVQGKYEMQALARKEVILSAGAFNTPQILMLSGIGRSEQLDTFNIPLKKELSVGYNLQDHVYVPLFFGLDPVTNNENRNSKTLLNLFDFTFYNRSQLIIFDRVRNVMAFENTKSNVEMFPNVQYFNTFFPRGDLSALQFFEVHEYESYLADSMRDYLINQDIAGVLISGLTPKSRGSLKIVSTNPYDHLSIETGYFTEPEDIEPFIEGIRNQQRLFKTPTFQRFQAKVIKLNIPGCDRFTFDTDQYWKCYVRHMSTSTYHPSGTAKMGPGSDPDAVVDSQLRVHGVKGLRVIDASIFPIITSGNTNAPTMMVAEKGSDMIKLAYS
- the LOC129759725 gene encoding glucose dehydrogenase [FAD, quinone]-like, yielding MLGGSSAINHMIYIRGNPWEEVLPYFIKSENNRSPKVANAYGGRYHGVGGYQSVDFMPESLPYDSILMKAYKESGYSQLVDFNAVEHIGYGRAQFIIEGATRASSAKSFLKPVKNRKNLHIIKNAFVTSLLFDSDNTVRGVNLKIQGKHVMQAITRKEVVLSAGAFNTPHILMLSGIGTRKQLDVLNIPLKAELSVGKNFQDHVFVPLFYGLNQPISNYYKLLIRTIFKAVRYIFNDRDQLIVLDRLRNVLAFENTKNHSAEFPDVQYYSAYFPKGDFTAFKFFKIHNYEPYITDSFRKHLAKQDIAGVFISALIPKSRGMIKIVSTNPSDHLWLDTGFFSEPEDLTTFIRAIRNQQLLFNSPIFKKYKADIIKLDIPGCAKHTFDSDQYWHCYVRHMSTSTYHPSGTAKVGPKTDPDAVVDSQLRVHGIKGLRVIDASIFPIIPSGNTHAPTMMVAEKGSDMIKQFYLDL